The genomic interval gtggagatgataAAACCAAAGCCGAAAATACCGGACACAGCAACGCCGACGGTGCCGAGATGGCTGATGCTCTGGGTGATGACCCGTCGGTGCAGCGTGTCCTCCACCCGCTCGCTcacgtcctccttggacttgaccTTGGGCGACAGGCTCACGTTCTCGTAGACGGAGTTGTCCAGCTGTGAGGTTTCCGCCGTATCGGTGGACTCTGGAGTCGAGGCCTCGGACTCGGCGTCGGCATCGACATCTAGCACGGCTCGCACCAGAGGTCGGGCCTTGAAGTAGCCCACGGCGCACGCCACGGGCACCGACAGAGCGCTGTAGAGCAGATAGGGGTGTCTGGCGGACTTTGTGGCAAAGGCAAAGCTGACGCAGAGCGAGGCACAGGCGGTGATGCAGGCGGGGCCGACAATGCGGCCAAATCGCACCAGCAGGCGGTCCAGGTTTTCCTGGGCATCGCACACATCAGCCTTGGTGCCGGAGGAGTAGAGATGCTGGGAGATGGTGGGCAGAGAGAGGTAGGAGGCGGAGCCCACGGCGCCGGTGAGGAAGCCCAGCGCCACGGTTCCAATGACCTTGGAGAAGACCAGAACGGTGGCAGTCATTGTTTGTTCGGTGGCGATGATTTGATACTGGTACTGCGTCTGTATTGTATAGTTGAGTTTACATGTGCAAtctggtcatgtgatgtTGGGACTTGGTACAGGCCGTTGATGCACCATCCatccagtatgtacaggcGGCAGaaaacaagtacatgtactgtactcgcaGATGTCCCCGGTTCGATACTTCACTGGGTTGTATACCCTTGTTATGTTACTAAATACACACAATGATACACCTCGTGCAGTATCTGGACGCTATCTAGGATTGTATCGACAAATATGAGCTCAAAGTTAGACTTGAGAGATTATGCGATTGCAGAGTTAGTTGTTGTAGACACTGGGGAACCCTTGTACGGCCGATTTGGGGGCGATAAGAGGTTGAGAGCAGCGGCAGGGGTTGGACACGTGTTTTGTCTGTGGAATAAACGACTTGAAACGTATATCACATGCCACATGTCGCAGCTACCCCTTCCTATCTGAACCTACCTACAAGAAAGTACAATAGTTACAGTCCACTAACTAcatatgtacagtacatacactacttgtaggttattatataaaataaaaaggGTTATGCTCAGAATGttataaaaaatataaaaaaaaatataaaaaacaTATTAAAATTATGAGTTAATATACAGTCTCATATTTAGCTCACCAGATAGTGACGGTTACGGCGACGGTAATCGCAGCCACCAGTCAATGAGGAGGCCATTTGCCAGACATTGTCGTTAGTTCAGATTAGTGCACGGCACCAACGATTGTCGAGGCAACAATATACGGCGAAAAACAGCTAATATTATGGTGGCAAATGCAACATGTCATCAACGGGTCGATACATACACTTGCACAGTCTGATTTATATTTAGTCACAATGAGATCAAGCATGTGTCAGGCACATAGCCGCTACAGACGATTGTAGTTGCGGTGGCAATTGCGGTGGTAGGACACGTATCGACGGAGTATGTATTGACGGAGTACGTATCGACGGAATATTGGCTGTGTTATCGGCCCACCTAAACACACCAATCTCATATCATGAAATGTCAATTGAAGCTTGAATTAGGCTGATTATAAGAACAATCGAAAAtttcttgtcttgtcttgtctgGTCCTAGCCGATCATTGCGATTACCCTACCGAAAATACGACTACCGTTACGCTCAACAGGGTTACCCTCCTGGCTCGTCGCAGCACGTGCCTGCATTTGCCTGCCGCTTGTAGTTTCGTTTTGGAGCGATTCGGAACCCATGCACCCGCCTCTGACTCACCAAAACCCATGTGACCACATCCCGGAACTTTGCGAAAGCAAGCAGAGACCCGAAACAGCCACGTGGCACGAGAGCGTGGCACGAGAgcatgtcacgtgaccgatACATCTGGCGCCCGCCCGTCACCCGAATCCACGTTTTTCTCTTTCCGCCGGTGCTCAGCAGCCACAGTGTGGATGGAGAGCGTGCTCAAACACTCTCGAGGCGATAACGTCAGAGCTCTCCAGATAGCGCAAGCTTGGGGGCGACAGCGTTTGATAGGGAAGGTTAAGTTGAAGCCAGGAGTTACCCGGGAGCAAAATCAATTGACAAGTGCAAGGTGCTAATCAGAGGCGTGAATCTGGGCGGTGAAGGGTGTGTAGAGCTGTGGAAATGGCGCCGGGAGATTGGCGGGACGTGTTGCGGTTCGCcgtatcacgtgacagctCTCCATCTGCTGGGATTTGTGCCGCCTTGTCCTCTGCTCCCCCTCCTCAACACATGTCTCCACACCTACCAGTGGCTGTTTAGGCAGAGTTAAAACAGTGTAACGGTCGGAGGAGAGCCAAAAGAGAGGTCAAACGACACTAAGGACGGGGTCTAGCACCAAAGTAGAAGGTGTCAAACACTGGCCAAGGGTGGTGGATTTGATTTCCATGTATGTTGGATGgctttttgtcgtttttgaGCATTATCTGGTGTCTGGTTGGATTCAGCATCAACTCCATTGtacctacaagtaattaGTATATATTATTATGCTggttgtacagtatatatttTGTTGTAAATATTGGATATACTGACTACAAAAAAACTGTACAATGTTGTATCTGATACATTACTCGTACTGACTCACGAATACACCAGACCCTTGAGTGGAACAAGAAAACTGTCACTGACAATTGCGCAACTGCGATGGGCCTGTTTCAGCTCGAACGGCGCTCGCGGTCCACACTCGATCGAAGTCGAGCAACATGGCTGTCTCCCCTCAACGGTGCAACAGGTCAGGCGTCCCAAAAGTCAGTCgcacctttttttttgcatcCGGAAGCTTCTTTTTCAagtgtgtgtctgttgttGGTCCAACTCTATCGCGGCGTCTCCAGAGGAACCGAGACGGCAAGAGTAGTAGAGAGGCCACGTGGAGGAGTCGGCCCCAGCAGACGGAGACCCGGGGTCTACGGGGGCACTTTTCGAGGGGTTTTGCCGTCTCGGTAGCCCCCTCAACACGCCAATCCCAGCCCCCGTAACCTCCCGTATCCCCACCCACTTGTTGTGGGACCCCGCAGGACGACATGTACGCTGCAAGTTGCCACCGCCACGGTAGGTCTGGTCATGGAATTCCGCAGAAGAGCGTACAAGTCTAAAAGGCTAACTCTGAAACCTTGTTGGCACACAATCGAGTGACTTATCAGACAGTAGCCAAGCTTccccaaaaagaagacacaCTGCACCACCCAGCACAACATCATACAAGTTACTCCCCCCACCCCCAAACCACCTCCAAAACCCTGCAGGCTCACGCCCCAAGCCCACCAACCCTCCCTTCTTGAGCCCCTGCACCCCGTCACAAGCCGCGAGACTGTGTCTGTTCCCCCTGGAACATTTGGATAGGAATTCAGTAGATTGGCACAGTGAGGAACACCTGAAAAGCATCGACTGAGAGTAGTCACGAGAGAACCATTGGACACGACATCACGACGGCTAGGAGCCACTTACGACAACGAACATATTAACGACTTACCATTCCACAAAAACATTCGCATTTTCAAACCACCAAAACaagaaccagaaccagaatcAATAACCGATAACCAAACAACCACACATCCACTTCTCACCCATCCTCTCAACCATTCTCAAACACATCTTCTCACATTCCACACATCTCATCCACCTACATTAGGCTACTTATGACATGGACACTTCTTCATACACAGAATACGATGCAGGAAAGCTCCTGAACAACCGATACCGCAAAGTCGCAGACCTCAACAAGGGCTCGTACGGACAGGTATCACTGGCCACAGACACCCACACGGATGAGCTCGTAGCCATCAAGTGTCTGGTCAATTCTCCAGACCCCACCGCCGCTCGTCCTAatgcctccagagcctACTGCTCACGGGCCGAGATCGACCAGGAGATTGCCATCCACTCGGCGCTCAAGGGACACAAAAACGTGGCCCAGCTACTCGACCACTTCACCCTCGGTAACGTCAACTACCTCGTGGTCGAATACTGTGCCCAGGGCGATCTGTATGAGGCCATTTCCGGCGGCCGTGGCCCCAAGGAAAGTGGTTGCACCCGCGAGTTCATGCTCCAGCTGGTCGACGCCCTCATTTTCTGCCATTCTCGAGGCGTCTACCATCGGGACATTAAGCCCGAAAACATCCTCATCAGCAAGGCAGGTACCGTCAAGCTGGCTGACTGGGGTTTGGCCACGTTCGAGCTCCAGGCCCGCGACTTTGGCGTCGGCTCAGAACGATACATGGCTCCCGAGCTGTTTGACGGCGCATCCCTGGCCGACTACAACACCCAGCAGGCTGACATTTGGTCCGTCGGAATCTGTCTGCTGAATATTCTGTTCGGCCGTAACCCCTTCACCAAGGCCTCTAGCAAGGATAAGCTGTTTATGGACTTTGCCGCTAACCGGGAGGCGCTATTTGACATTTTCCCGGCCATGACACCCGACACGTTTGCTGTGCTGCGTCACTCGCTCACCATCGACCCCGCCAATCGgtcgctggaggagatgcgGTCAGCCATTCTGCTGGCAAACGCCTGGACTACCGACGAGGAGTTCGAAGAGTTTGCTGCCGTCGACGACATGTCTTGCTCGGTGCCCTACTACGATTCTGGCTTTAGCGAGACTCTGAGCGATAAGCGAGACCGAGACCAGAACGTGGTTTCGTCCGTTCCGTCGCATCAGTTTGTGCACTTCCAGGACTCATTTGACAACGATGGCGATGTCACTCCTACTCCTGATAACACCGACGTCGGTAATGCTGGCACCCCCGCCATTGCTATCTCTTTGGCCTCTCCGGTGCTTCTGGAGGAAGACGTTGTGACCACGTGTTCCTCTCGACTGCCCCTGAGAACCCCCACGGTGCTGTCTCCCAAGCAGCACCTGGTGTCCCAGTCCCCCTGGGACCGAACCATGCAGTTCACCCCCCCCGCTCACCGGTTCTCGTTGTCGTCCTACAAGCCCCGCAAGAAGGACAACACGAACGGCGGTGTCTCACACGCCCGGCACTCGCGGCTGAACCCTCGAAAGTGGACTGCCACGTCGGCCCACTCTATGGAGTCCTTGTCTGAAGAGAGCGACCCCGAGTCTTTGGGTGACGAGGATATGTTCCGAatggacgacgaggtggTGCCCGACAAGCAGCTGAAGAAGCCGTTCAAGACGTCCATCAAGACCCCTCGAAACAATGGCTTTGCTCACCCCAAGCTGTCGCGATCGCCTCCCGATTCGGATCTCGACGTGCCTTCGCTGTCCAACACCTCGTCGGACTCGTCCAAGGCCTCCGTCTATGTGCCGCCCTCGCGACGACGAAACCACGAGAACAAGGGCGCTCTGTCGTCAtccgccaagaaggctggGGGACTTTCTTCTGGCGTTTCGCCTGCCAAGAAGTCTAGTAACCTGTCTTCTTCGCACAACTTCAAGCCCGAGGGAGTGTACCGGCCTCCGTTCCTGCGCAAGTCGCAGGCTACTTCGGTGCCATCTGCCCCTCTGGCTGTTCCCAAGTCGAAAGCGTCCGTTTCTCTGGACTTTGCCTCGTCTTTCAATCTCGGCAAGTCCTGGAGCGATCTAGTGTcggatgaggaggacgactGGAATAACGGATACGCTCGGGACGAAGAGGATCATGTCAATGACCTCACCGACTACATGGGCTCTGTTAGTATCAACAACAAGTCCAAGACCGACCCCATGAAGATTCCTTTTCGAGAGAACTGGCAGAACTGGGTCGCCTGATTATATATAAACTCCACTTAGCATAACTATTTATTGATTACAGATTGGATTGTAGgtaccagtatgtacttgtagatgacCATCAGCTGTGGGATTGATCTTGATAAGGCGTATGGAGGTTGATGGATACAACATGTCGTTGAGCAACTGCTGGTTTAAACGTTGAGAGCCGTGCTGTGAACTGGATCTGACTGAGACATGACCAcccttgtacaagtacagtacttgtatttgtggACTGTGAGCTCTGAAGTGTTTGAAAGGCActtatacaagtacgagcactCGTACAGTCAACAAGATCTCGTCCGAGAGACCTACAGGAGCTATACATACCAATacacaatacaagtacatagACGAGATGACACCCTAGACTATTGGTATTCGTTCTTTAGTGGCCTCACGCTTCTAATTtactggtacaagtgcCGTACGCCGGCTGCTCCTCGTTCCTGTTCCTGAACTAAGACATAAGTAGTTGTGAGACAACATTGAGACAAGAGGCTAGagcatgtacatactgggTGAGACAATGTCACTCCATCTGGGCTTGTGAGTTGAATGAGGAGTTCAAATGCAGATTGCTGTTGATAGAGAGGGTCAGAAGATCCAACTATTGGTGTAGTAACATGACTTTTTCATGTACTGGGTCCGGAATAAGTTGTGAAATGAAGACTGTTGGTACAGCAACTTGTGAGCTTCTCAGACAAGTATTCAAGAGTGAATTGACAAATCAACAGAAACAACTGAGATTTGGGACACTAGCGGTTCATAAATGTTCGAGATCCAGATCTTTTTGAACGATTCGAGGTATCTGTAGTCCCAGAAGTGGTATATACGAAAGTACTGCTTCGGACAGAGTCCGGTTCTATATGGAAATAAGTAAAGAATGCGATCTGTCTGATAGTGAATAAATGTTTCAAGTCTATGTCGAGTCGTGCCCATGTCTAtttttgtacttgttgctCAGGTAATTGGTGCGCCACGAGAGAACCGGGGAGTGTCCACCAAGGATGAAATTGTTCGTGTTATTCGTGTTTGATCGGTTGGTTGGTGTTTGGCCGCCGTGGTCCTCTCACTTACCACTCCATCTGTCTCCAGAAATAGCCTGCTTCTCTCACAGCCGTTTCGAACTGAGCATCGCTGTACGATTCGTTGAAGTCAACGAAGAACAGGTGCTCAATGATGACACCAGGGACCACCACACAGTCCTTGTACGTCTTTCCACAGACATGGATGGTGTCTTCGTTGGTGTAAGGACTGATGGTCTCGCCTGTAAGAGCCGCGAGGGGGTCTTTGACGGTGTGAAACGGGCCCTTGGGCACGTTCATGATCAGACAAGCCATGTGGGAGCCCTTATCGCACTCCGATAGAGCATGCATGAACAGACTTGTGTTATTGTCCACTGTGCTGGTTCTCCATTTGTCTTGGACTCCGGCGTGACCTGTTCCGCTTGGTGCATCCATCACAGACCACCAGGACGACTCGCCGTAGGGCACAGGCACGACTCCGTCGTCGCAGGGCTTTTCAGCAACGTAGACACCTCGTTTCAGCCACTCAGGAACACCGCAGTACCCATCATTGTCGATAATGTAAGGCATTACGCGGGCGTTGTAGACCACCGGGGTGTTGATGGACCCCTGGATGAACACGTCTTGAGCTTGCTGCTGTCTGACCGAGTAGAGCAACCAGCAGACGAATACTGTTGCGACGAAAGCCAACGCCAACACACCTCGTTGCCGAACAAGTCGCATTTTGAAGCTGATTATTGTTGTATGTATGCACTTATCGGTGTGTGCTACAGTtacttctacttgtacaatcTACAGATGCACACTTGTGT from Yarrowia lipolytica chromosome 1F, complete sequence carries:
- a CDS encoding uncharacterized protein (Compare to YALI0F11363g, weakly similar to uniprot|Q06485 Saccharomyces cerevisiae YLR356w, similar to Saccharomyces cerevisiae SCM4 (YGR049W) and YLR356W; ancestral locus Anc_4.191) — encoded protein: MTATVLVFSKVIGTVALGFLTGAVGSASYLSLPTISQHLYSSGTKADVCDAQENLDRLLVRFGRIVGPACITACASLCVSFAFATKSARHPYLLYSALSVPVACAVGYFKARPLVRAVLDVDADAESEASTPESTDTAETSQLDNSVYENVSLSPKVKSKEDVSERVEDTLHRRVITQSISHLGTVGVAVSGIFGFGFIISTIGIYGDMY
- a CDS encoding uncharacterized protein (Compare to YALI0F11385g, some similarities with uniprot|P38691 Saccharomyces cerevisiae YHR082c KSP1 ser/thr protein kinase, similar to Saccharomyces cerevisiae YGR052W; ancestral locus Anc_4.192), with amino-acid sequence MDTSSYTEYDAGKLLNNRYRKVADLNKGSYGQVSLATDTHTDELVAIKCLVNSPDPTAARPNASRAYCSRAEIDQEIAIHSALKGHKNVAQLLDHFTLGNVNYLVVEYCAQGDLYEAISGGRGPKESGCTREFMLQLVDALIFCHSRGVYHRDIKPENILISKAGTVKLADWGLATFELQARDFGVGSERYMAPELFDGASLADYNTQQADIWSVGICLLNILFGRNPFTKASSKDKLFMDFAANREALFDIFPAMTPDTFAVLRHSLTIDPANRSLEEMRSAILLANAWTTDEEFEEFAAVDDMSCSVPYYDSGFSETLSDKRDRDQNVVSSVPSHQFVHFQDSFDNDGDVTPTPDNTDVGNAGTPAIAISLASPVLLEEDVVTTCSSRLPLRTPTVLSPKQHLVSQSPWDRTMQFTPPAHRFSLSSYKPRKKDNTNGGVSHARHSRLNPRKWTATSAHSMESLSEESDPESLGDEDMFRMDDEVVPDKQLKKPFKTSIKTPRNNGFAHPKLSRSPPDSDLDVPSLSNTSSDSSKASVYVPPSRRRNHENKGALSSSAKKAGGLSSGVSPAKKSSNLSSSHNFKPEGVYRPPFLRKSQATSVPSAPLAVPKSKASVSLDFASSFNLGKSWSDLVSDEEDDWNNGYARDEEDHVNDLTDYMGSVSINNKSKTDPMKIPFRENWQNWVA
- a CDS encoding uncharacterized protein (Compare to YALI0F11407g, no similarity), with amino-acid sequence MRLVRQRGVLALAFVATVFVCWLLYSVRQQQAQDVFIQGSINTPVVYNARVMPYIIDNDGYCGVPEWLKRGVYVAEKPCDDGVVPVPYGESSWWSVMDAPSGTGHAGVQDKWRTSTVDNNTSLFMHALSECDKGSHMACLIMNVPKGPFHTVKDPLAALTGETISPYTNEDTIHVCGKTYKDCVVVPGVIIEHLFFVDFNESYSDAQFETAVREAGYFWRQMEW